The stretch of DNA TTAACAGTCTCACGTAAGGTACTGTTAAGGTCTCATCTGGGATACTGAATACAGGTGAGGTCAGtcccatttaaaaaagcatagtTTAAGCTAGAAGGATGGTTAAGACTTTACTAGGATGATAAGGGAAACAGTTTGAGTGAAGAAACTTGACAGGTTGGTTGGCTTCACTAGCCAAGCAGAGTGAAAGCTGGAAGGCAATGAGGATGATAGTGCTTTCTTTGATCTATCGGTGAGCGATCGGAAATAAGAGCTGCTGACgttaaaacaaaatatgtagaaataaattacagcattttatGAATATTTACTGTATGGGCATTTAGGTATTGTTCATTTGAAAAGATAAAGTTatgttttcccttcagaaagCAGACCACTGCAGAGTTCTTCAAACCAGTTTTAAACcaaggtaaatattttaaatgaagatatttaaattaattttaattatataaGTGTGCAGAAGTATAGTCCAATCTCTTTCCAAATTGGAGCAGCAGCATAATGAGTATAGCTTACTAAATATGTCAAAATgcacacatttaatttttttttataagaatctaactgaaataactttatattaaaattaatttatttaaatagtgatgtaattaatatttaaaattactgtctCATGCTTAAGCTATATTTTTATAACCACTGAAGCTGTAGCATAGATTGTACAATTcttttatatgaaataaatgCCATGGCACTAGCAAAACTAAATGattaagtaaattaattttggagtgtgtgtgtgagagagagaagaTATCAAGTAATACAGTCTATTAAGGGTGTGTCCATGTGTCCAGTATTGTGGTTGTGAATAATtggtctttatttttctctcttagaCCTTGGCCATAAAGACAGTATTGTGCTGTGTTCACCAGACAGAGGAAATGTAAAAGATGCAGGAATTGGACTGTCAGTTTTATGCACTGAAcgttttgaaaagaaaatatcttcttCAAAGAaggtcagaagaaaaaagatgccAGACCAAACACCAAACACAGGTTCTGTGATAGATGCCTTTCGGAgagtaaaggaggaaaaggacaGCGTAAACATTTTAGAGGATGACAGAGCATGCAAAGCACTGGATTCATTATACCCAAAAGTTGTGATTCAAAGACTCCTTATTACTGCAGGGTCTCACAACTGTTTCTTAGCCAAAAAGGATAAAACTATCAAgtctgaagaaggaagaaataagaagTGTCTGGGTGTAACAAGAGTACCATTGTCTTGTGGAAATAGttgggaacagaaaactgacTGTATGGATCTAGAAGACAGTAGTTCAGACTCTGACAAATGGGTTTCAGAAGCTGATACTCTAAAAGCCTGTGCTAGAAATAATGGCACCGTGAACAACGTATCTCCCTGCCAAAACCCAGGTCTTCCCATGAAATTGTCCTGCACTCCAACTGACTCTGAATGTAGGTTGTCACTGGAAACTCTCCACAGAGAAAGGAAGCGGAAGAAACATATAATGAAACAATCTAAGCCACACCCTGTAAAGCCATTCTCAGGAACAAGTGTATCACATCAGGTGTGTTTAAAAGGGTCATTAAAGGTGGAAATCAATGACCTGTTGCacatgtgttttggttttttttctgtttcaatgtAGGATGAAATTCTTGGTGCTGGCTTTTTCAGGTGTAACAAAAATGTATCCTCTTTTGCTATTCCTTTGTAAATTTTAGATCATGCTTGGGTAATCTGGTTCTTAACTATTTTACAATAAATGAGAAATCCTGGTTTAAAAGCAGGGGAGATATTCTGAGATAGATTGCAAGCGTGGAAATGCGATGGAGCTTTAAATTGTgtagaaaagaatatttttatcttaaatgTCTTATGACCTTGTGTTTTCTTACAATGTGGTGTAGGGAACAACCTGGCAAATTTCTGCTGGTTAGAAGTTGCAGTTAGTAGAAGTTCAGATTTACGCATTTAAGCCACAGTATTTAGATAGAGGTGGGAGTGGTCCTAGTAAGTATGTAGTATTTCATTACAGGTTGAATTACATTCACTTTTGTACAACCAAGAAAACCCTTTAAAAGGTTGCTGGTTACTTGCAACGATGATCATTATGTTTGCCTCCATAATGTGCAATGAATGGAACAAAAAAGATTGTTTagcttgtgtttccttttctccttagCACCTGTTCCTCTATTTGCTTGTCTGTGTCTTCTGTCATTTTGTTACTTTAAATTCCTAATGACTTGTTTGAGGAAAGTCAGCTGGACTATGTTGCCATATAGCCCAGGGGCACAAGTGGCTAATGGCCCTAAAAGTGGAGAGATTTACAACAGGAAGCTAATCTGaagaaaagatgtaaaattCAGATTGCGGAGAGTCTTTTTGTTGAGATCTTTGCAGCTGTGTGTTAAGTTTGTCTTGAAATTTAAGTATATTAccatatttctgtgtgtgtgtgtaactaGGTCTGGATTCAGCACTTTGCTCAAGATATCAACAACCTGGTTTTAAAAAGTATGTgattaacttttttattttctccgTCTTTATTTTTAGGGAAATGAACGTCCTTTAAGAAAAGTACCACATTCTTGTCCAAGGGAGACTGCCTCAGGTAGAAGCAGTACTTATAATATGGAATTAATTAAACAATCAGTTTCATCACTTATTGTCTCTTTTCAGTggctgttttcctgttttctctcaaaaaaatattactgctgTATAGTGAAGGTTATTTCTAATATATGGCAAGCTTGAAGAGGTTTAAAAGTAATTTgggattttaatgaaaattgttACAGATTGTAACTTAATTAGATGTCATTatgtttctttgtcttaagtTCTTAATCCCTGATTATTTTTATGGTTTCCCTTGCATTTTGGAACATCCACATTCACTGTGGTGGTTAAGAAATTTTGCCTTTCAGCTTAATCCAAAAAGAACTTTCTTGTTGAACTGAACGCTAAAGTTTAGCTGCCATTCTTTGGGTTTTTGTCCTTTTTAACCACATAATTTTGTTCTGCAGTAGGTAGAACTGAATATAACACGACTAGAAGCTTGAGCTAGGTCAGTgggatgattaaaaaaaaaaaaaaaaaaagagggatgACCCAAACCAAGGAGAGTATTCCCATGTTGTGGGTCCCTGGCTGTGTAAACCTGTCAGACTCTCTGCCACTGTGCTTCACTTTCCGCTTGTGCTAGCAGTGGGACTTCGCCAGTGCTTTTTGGAGCTGATCTGGCTGAAAATTGAGTTGGGAAGTTCTCAGCCACATCAGCTCCATGAAGTAGTTTGCCATGAAGTGTCCAGGTGCTGATGCCAGCTGAaggcaggaagcagaaaaacatgGTGAGGAGGGCAGACTGGTATCGTAGAACCATAGACTGAAAATGGATTTCTTTctattccagattttttttttatgaccaCTCTTAAAattactgcagtattttcaaaatacttttcatgctttcattatttataaCCATAATTGGTAATTACAGAAATTTTCTTCCAGTCCCATACCTCAACTGGGCTATTGTCTGTTTCCAAAGACTGGTTAATTCTAGTGTATAGGAAAAGTGTTTTATGGTGGCTACTGAGCTGCTTTAAAGCAAAGGATTTAATTTCTAAGTTAGTTACAATGATAACAGCGCAGTATCAGCTAAATCTTAGTTGTGGTTCACTTTGTTCAAGCAGAATGGAAGTATTGTAGTTTCTGATAAAAATTTCTGTCATAGTTGACTTAAATATAAAAGTTAGGGTTTCTTTTAAACATGACAACAGTGGTGtgcttttttcttaaacacttCATAGATGACACCTCTCAGCCAAAGCAGGTTTCAAAACATCAGGGGTCTTCAAATGCACTGAGAACATCATCTGAGATGGCCGCTGGTAGGCAGAAGAGGCAATCTATTCCTTCACACTGCCTTAGATCTAAGATGTGTTTTGGGCAATCCAAACAAATAGactttcctgggaaaaaaagacatgctACCGTAAGTATGGATACACACAGTTCAAATCAATCTAAAGTATCAGGTTTGAATGACCCTGCTTTTAGTAGATcatctgcaaaatgcaaaaataagaaGTCTGACTttgtaaaaagtattttaaagtctACTTGTGGTGATGTTCTGCAAATAAAGGAGGCTGCTGCTCTACCTAGACGTGACTCTACTTTTCCAGAGGAATACCTCAATTCAAGtgatgaaaatgagaaaaataattgctccGCTGTAGGCTTGTCATCTTCATATTCTGTACGCACTCCTGGTAAAAATAACCAGACTTCTGTTGTGGATACCAAAGAGAATCAATTGCAGGTGGCTAACTCATACTGTTTCTTGGAAAagtcccttcctttttctcaggaAATAAGTACTGTGTTGCCTTCTCTCCACCACTTAACACAAACAAAAGGTGTGAAATCTCATCTCCAGAATGCTAGCTTCTCTCAGGTATTGGATGCTAAGAAAGAGCAAGATGGGAAAATACCAGAAAGACATGCATGTAATAAAGCTTACAATATTCAGTCcagaaaaagttttttgaaaacaaaatacacgACTTCAGAAGATGCTTCTGATTCTTGTTTAGTGGAAGGCTCTAGGAAGCTTGTACTCTCAGAAGAGACTGGTGAAAGTGTTCCGCATTTGTTGCCTTTTAAAGAAGGGTGTATGGACAGCGGCCATATGTCCTCACGACTGTCAGGAGAGGTAAAGGCTCGAAGCACCTGTACAAACAACTCCAAGCTGAATGCAAGATCAATAATCAGCTTTGATAGTGAAGATGACAGTTTGGAATGCAGTCTAGCTGATGTAGATGATGATGAAGAAGTAGCATTCGTGTCACTGCAACAAATTCTCTCTTCAAGTCCCAAGCCACAGACAGGAACGGAAGAATTTTGTGTTGACAGCTCTTCTCAGGACACTGTGAATCCATTACTGAATCTTCATGTAAGtggctaaaaaaacccaaaaaaagtATTGCATCAGCTTtgttatgttgtattttttatatgatttaaaaaattatttataatgcaTGAAAACTGAAGAGTTACTTGCCTGCAAAACTGGATACTCATCTGAAGAGTCCTATGCTGTACAGTGCAAGGTAGTCAGAGAAAGGGTGTGCTGCTTACTGTGCTTGTCCTTGGAGTGTTTGAAAGATGGTTTGTGCAGCTGGCTTGCATTAGCCACAGGCTCTTCAGTGGCTTTTAGGAATTCCGGTTTTgccctcctctgccctcccctaaagaaaaaggcaggaggttacatttaaaagatgtgtggggtctaatgttttcattttcctgatcaGGTAATATTTTTGAGTTGAGGGTAACTAGAGGAAATTAACCTAGATGTTGAGACATCTGTATGTTAGACCAGTCATATATCCTTGTCACAGTCTGTGATTGTCCGAAATCTGTACAAGTTCTCGATCTGTGATGTTTTCTTTGATGCTGAATTTCATGGAAATTGAAAGTATTTTAGAAAGGATTTCAAAAAACTGAATTGCTTCTGTTCACAAAGGATAGATGAAGTGTTTAAATCCCAGTTTACAGAATATTGTGATGAATTGATGTGTGTTTTTAAGTTAGCCTATTTGTTCAACGAGAGCTTGTCAAATAAGTATAgtaattttgaagttttattgTGATATAGTGTTTATTTAGGAAAGTCCTGCAGTAAGGACTAATGTGGCATTCCTGACAAAGGTTGGAAATGCCTGCATTTGAATAAAAAGATTGTTGTGCTGAGTCTGGCTGGgttggggtttggtttcttCATAACAGCTGTATGGTGGTGTGTGTTTTGGACAATAGCAGTGTCGATAAGAGAGTAGTCTGCTGGCCATTGGGAGCAGTACTTGCACAGTGTCAAGGCTTTCTCTTCCTGTTCTGCCCCTGCAGCGAGTAGGCCAGAGTGAACAAAAGCTGGGGGAACAGAGCTTGAACAGCTGTAGATAACCAAAGGGGTATATTCCATGCAACATAGTGTCATGACCGAGCAGGGGGAGTGAGTCTGGCATGTAGCCATTACTTGGCGTCTGTCTGGGCATCCTTCTACTTGTGGGAGGTTCTGAGTGATTGCCTTTGCAtcgctttttttcttttcccccttacCGCCTCTTTCTTAGCTTATTACACTctctttatcttgacccatgaggtttcttgcttttgctcttcttaTTCACTCCCCCCCACCACTGGGTGGGGAATGaacaagctgtgtggtgcttagctgtTGGCTGGGGTCAGCCCACTGCTGTTTtctacagcagaaaacaaataggAGAATACCCATATAAATACTCTCATCCTCCTCTCCTCTATTTAAAAATCCCTGAAACAGTTCATTTGTTGACTGAGTTACTGTCTCCGTAGGCAGATGTTGAAcagccataattattttatCTGTCCTTATGATTCATTATGCAGACACGTTATAGATCAGACTTCTGTGGTTACATACGTATTCCACAATCTTAACCAACATGTCTATGTAATTAATGGTTAAAACTGGCAAACAGATGCAGCCTAGATCAAATGTTTGTGGAACATGTGTGTGACCAGAACATTTGGCCTGTCTTGTTTCCGCATAATCAATGGCCAAATAAAACAGTTAAGAACTGAACCAAAATTTCCATGACTGTGTTTTGCATATGCTAGCATTCTTCTCCTGTCTTGTAAGAAAGTACATACGTGTATGTGCACATTGCTATAAAGTCTTGATTCCTCAGTTGTTCAACAGTCATTTTAGAGATATAAAACAGATATAAATTAAGGTAAGAGGTCTTCAGCTTTCCCACAGGATTTCCCAGACAAAGATGTGCTGATTGTTACATTTGAAAGCTACATCTGATTACCAAAAACTAATGCTGCTGTATTAACTGGGTGTTTTATTAGCAGGTGAATACTAAATTCTTAAACTAACTTCTCTTACCTTTGGGTGATAGAAAATGCCCAGTGAGAGGGTATGCTCTTACTGAATTGTGTTCTCTTAAAACAAAGGAGGTCATAGGAGGAAGCTTTGTCACTTGTAAGAGGTTTGCAGTTTAAGAAGGCATGTCAGAAGGGCACTGCTTGTCTAAAGAACTGAATCATGGCCATAAATGATTTCAAAGCTGTGTTGTCTGCTTGTAGCTGAATAAAATGCTggctactgaaaaataaactaattttctaGCAGATAAGACTTTCTTTGtgagttgtttgggttttaattcTATTTATTAGCTTCTTAATTTGGGTTTatattaggattttttttggaAGCTTTGTTTTGTCTGATGATTTTGGAGGTGATTTAGCAAATAGTGGTGCTTTGCCCTCTAGGGACTCCTGAAAGTAACAAAGAAGTACTAAATCATTCTTGGAATTTCTTGTCTCATGCACGAGAATCCCTTGGATGGTAATAAAAAGCTGTGAGGTAGAATAATTCTAATGCTAATGCTCTTTGTGAAGGTTAGCTGGAGGTCAGCCCcagggagagaagcagagaCTTGCTTTGCTGTTCAGATCCATCGTGAAGCagttatttctaaattaatcaCCAAGAGATTGTTGACCGTTATACAAAATTGTCAAAGGACTGAGAAACCTAAACTGTTAATTGCCCTGTTTTTCAGGATCTCCTTTGAGTTTTTAACTTTGGGTAAAACATCATTAAAATTTGAAGTTTGTATTTTGATTATATTCATTGTCTAATACTGAACAAATTGATAGCttgtggtattttttaaaatttcatactATTTCATTTACAGCTTTCCAAGCCTTCTGTTGTTAGCCAGGTGTCATATGTGAACAGCTTGGAACATCtcttgaaggagaaagaagaatcaAAAAGGTTTGTTTCTaaaagctgctttgaaagatTTGGGATGGAGTTGCAGAAGCTTAAGTTTACTGATGGAGTTTGGGTAGCAGCAAGCTGTGCTTTGCCTGCTCATGCCACCAACATACATCTGACAGGACCTACAAGTGCAGCTTAACTGTAAAAGCTGAATGACAAACTCCTTCCAAGTGGTAATGGGCGATTTGTGATACATCTGTCTGCCCCTCAAAAGCCAGACTAAATTCACTCATGCCTTCGTTATAGGTCACTGAGCCAGCTAGCAGCTGCCGGTCCAGCATGAAACAGTACCATTATGTGGGCTGACTGTGCTAGTTTCTTCAAAGGCATTTGTAGCTCAGTTTTGGTTTCCAAAGTTTGTGTAGCCTGTTGGTATCTGAGTACTTACACACAGTTCAGTGAACAGAACTAATGAGTGTTCTTGCGAGGGATCTTTTGGGCAGAAAGTGACAAGTGGTGGCGGTGGGTATGTTTGTGTCATTTAagtgttttaaagcatttgaCCCTAGTAACTATGGGCTGACTGACTATGGAGTAGTGAACAACTCTTATAACTACTACcatttaacaaataaaatactagTATGAAATCTAaaacaaagtttttaaaaaatcaaacataaGATTGAAAGTTTTGtgcaattacaaaaaaatatgtcaGAAGTTGGTGGAGTGTGTTTGTTGCTGACGAACGAGTGATTGATTGTGCTGTTGGAAATTCATGGAATCCACTTTGTTTCTTGGAATTGCaagatgtttggttttttgcacCAGCACAACATCTCTCATGCTTTTGCCTTGCTAATTGGCTACTGACTCCTGGCGTCATATTCCACGCTGAAATTTTGTTGTCTTCTGTTGTAAATACTAAATGGTGATGATATGTTCTGCCACTACTGTTATTTCAGGGTAGATGAACTAGAAAGATGGTTACAGGAAGACATGCAAGGAAAGGAAGCTGATTCTTTGGATGGAGAACATGAGGATGCCAGTGGAGATGAAGATCTCTCAGAAGAACACAGGTCCTTCCAACTCCAAACCCAATTAAATCTCGttcttaactttttttagtcttttttccTAATCTCTCTCTTTCCATCCATTGTTGTTAATACGCTTACTGTGAaccatttttattgtcttttggGGTTGAGTGGATTTTCTCCAATATTACTGTATTCTAACAATTCAGCTTTCACTTCAGGCTGATGTGTTCATCATCTGAAAATAACTGTCTCAACCAACAAATAGCCTCTCAGTGTTAAattaacaaaagcaattttgaattTTACAGGGCGATTATAAAGAGATTTTCAGTAGTAGCTCATGCCATACCTGACTACCCCCCTGGAGAAgatatatttgatttttcaaCCTCTGGGAAAATCTTCAATCAGCATAACCTTGACTTGAGGAATTTTCACTTCATCCCTCAAAATCCTATAGAAAGGCTCCTTCTTAAGTAAGAATATCCTCTTTGCTCTGTTGTGTTTACTTGTATGATTTTCTGCAATGTTAGCAGTTTTTAAGATCAAATAGTATCTTTGCATACAGATGATCTCTGTCTTACTAAGTAGGCAAGACTGGAATTCTTCATGCCAGGTTAGCTTTAGAGAACGATGAATTCTTAATTgaatcttccttctttcctcctctgtaaTTCTTGAAAAACATCTTAAATGAGAcgtaaggggaaaaaaaaaggtgttctGGCCTCTTCCATATTTCTACTATGTTGGCCTGTTATTGGTAATCTGACCACTTTGTGGAAG from Falco biarmicus isolate bFalBia1 chromosome 9, bFalBia1.pri, whole genome shotgun sequence encodes:
- the SLF2 gene encoding SMC5-SMC6 complex localization factor protein 2 isoform X2 yields the protein MTRPLGVGVPLPSPPVTRSRRHFTPAAAATEAARGFRKQTTAEFFKPVLNQDLGHKDSIVLCSPDRGNVKDAGIGLSVLCTERFEKKISSSKKVRRKKMPDQTPNTGSVIDAFRRVKEEKDSVNILEDDRACKALDSLYPKVVIQRLLITAGSHNCFLAKKDKTIKSEEGRNKKCLGVTRVPLSCGNSWEQKTDCMDLEDSSSDSDKWVSEADTLKACARNNGTVNNVSPCQNPGLPMKLSCTPTDSECRLSLETLHRERKRKKHIMKQSKPHPVKPFSGTSVSHQGNERPLRKVPHSCPRETASDDTSQPKQVSKHQGSSNALRTSSEMAAGRQKRQSIPSHCLRSKMCFGQSKQIDFPGKKRHATVSMDTHSSNQSKVSGLNDPAFSRSSAKCKNKKSDFVKSILKSTCGDVLQIKEAAALPRRDSTFPEEYLNSSDENEKNNCSAVGLSSSYSVRTPGKNNQTSVVDTKENQLQVANSYCFLEKSLPFSQEISTVLPSLHHLTQTKGVKSHLQNASFSQVLDAKKEQDGKIPERHACNKAYNIQSRKSFLKTKYTTSEDASDSCLVEGSRKLVLSEETGESVPHLLPFKEGCMDSGHMSSRLSGEVKARSTCTNNSKLNARSIISFDSEDDSLECSLADVDDDEEVAFVSLQQILSSSPKPQTGTEEFCVDSSSQDTVNPLLNLHLSKPSVVSQVSYVNSLEHLLKEKEESKRVDELERWLQEDMQGKEADSLDGEHEDASGDEDLSEEHRAIIKRFSVVAHAIPDYPPGEDIFDFSTSGKIFNQHNLDLRNFHFIPQNPIERLLLNSGVTQQLSLAISGFLSSAYSCILCPIPILKWLFQMMSVHPDYCVSTQILDRLMEITLKNASISDEQSKPWIPSLADVSTVFVNMGVAFRSLFPLQHLQPNFNERDILSQMQETVGKQQPRGDLTSAGPAFSSLPENNLINVIKFLGFCTTVIQGGYTDQEILLLLLLLFKISLEKQLKRIPLIDFQCLFIKLLISIKDWDTKMPELCLAVSELSSHHHNLLWLVQLVPSWIVCGREVRRRLSLVIISKLLHKKHIEIPDDSDKQMSLLHQFLVYMKPSNLLKKMREGLEQQNASEDHLHTELEQEAYYLIYILLHLVSEASFFDVVNSNQRHLLKLCGALDKHIKCDIREDARLFYRTKVRHVKDLVARIYGKWQDMIQTTWPTQGKLHDFWEPDS
- the SLF2 gene encoding SMC5-SMC6 complex localization factor protein 2 isoform X3, whose amino-acid sequence is MTRPLGVGVPLPSPPVTRSRRHFTPAAAATEAARGFRKQTTAEFFKPVLNQDLGHKDSIVLCSPDRGNVKDAGIGLSVLCTERFEKKISSSKKVRRKKMPDQTPNTGSVIDAFRRVKEEKDSVNILEDDRACKALDSLYPKVVIQRLLITAGSHNCFLAKKDKTIKSEEGRNKKCLGVTRVPLSCGNSWEQKTDCMDLEDSSSDSDKWVSEADTLKACARNNGTVNNVSPCQNPGLPMKLSCTPTDSECRLSLETLHRERKRKKHIMKQSKPHPVKPFSGTSVSHQGNERPLRKVPHSCPRETASDDTSQPKQVSKHQGSSNALRTSSEMAAGRQKRQSIPSHCLRSKMCFGQSKQIDFPGKKRHATVSMDTHSSNQSKVSGLNDPAFSRSSAKCKNKKSDFVKSILKSTCGDVLQIKEAAALPRRDSTFPEEYLNSSDENEKNNCSAVGLSSSYSVRTPGKNNQTSVVDTKENQLQVANSYCFLEKSLPFSQEISTVLPSLHHLTQTKGVKSHLQNASFSQVLDAKKEQDGKIPERHACNKAYNIQSRKSFLKTKYTTSEDASDSCLVEGSRKLVLSEETGESVPHLLPFKEGCMDSGHMSSRLSGEVKARSTCTNNSKLNARSIISFDSEDDSLECSLADVDDDEEVAFVSLQQILSSSPKPQTGTEEFCVDSSSQDTVNPLLNLHLSKPSVVSQVSYVNSLEHLLKEKEESKRVDELERWLQEDMQGKEADSLDGEHEDASGDEDLSEEHRAIIKRFSVVAHAIPDYPPGEDIFDFSTSGKIFNQHNLDLRNFHFIPQNPIERLLLNSGVTQQLSLAISGFLSSAYSCILCPIPILKWLFQMMSVHPDYCVSTQILDRLMEITLKNASISDEQSKPWIPSLADVSTVFVNMGVAFRSLFPLQHLQPNFNERDILSQMQETVGKQQPRGDLTSAGPAFSSLPENNLINVIKFLGFCTTVIQGGYTDQEILLLLLLLFKISLEKQLKRIPLIDFQCLFIKLLISIKDWDTKMPELCLAVSELSSHHHNLLWLVQLVPSWIVCGREVRRRLSLVIISKLLHKKHIEIPDDSDKQMSLLHQFLVYMKPSNLLKKMREGLEQQNASEDHLHTELEQEAYYLIYILLHLVSEASFFDVVNSNQRQHLLKLCGALDKHIKCDIREDARLFYRTKVKDLVARIYGKWQDMIQTTWPTQGKLHDFWEPDS
- the SLF2 gene encoding SMC5-SMC6 complex localization factor protein 2 isoform X1 gives rise to the protein MTRPLGVGVPLPSPPVTRSRRHFTPAAAATEAARGFRKQTTAEFFKPVLNQDLGHKDSIVLCSPDRGNVKDAGIGLSVLCTERFEKKISSSKKVRRKKMPDQTPNTGSVIDAFRRVKEEKDSVNILEDDRACKALDSLYPKVVIQRLLITAGSHNCFLAKKDKTIKSEEGRNKKCLGVTRVPLSCGNSWEQKTDCMDLEDSSSDSDKWVSEADTLKACARNNGTVNNVSPCQNPGLPMKLSCTPTDSECRLSLETLHRERKRKKHIMKQSKPHPVKPFSGTSVSHQGNERPLRKVPHSCPRETASDDTSQPKQVSKHQGSSNALRTSSEMAAGRQKRQSIPSHCLRSKMCFGQSKQIDFPGKKRHATVSMDTHSSNQSKVSGLNDPAFSRSSAKCKNKKSDFVKSILKSTCGDVLQIKEAAALPRRDSTFPEEYLNSSDENEKNNCSAVGLSSSYSVRTPGKNNQTSVVDTKENQLQVANSYCFLEKSLPFSQEISTVLPSLHHLTQTKGVKSHLQNASFSQVLDAKKEQDGKIPERHACNKAYNIQSRKSFLKTKYTTSEDASDSCLVEGSRKLVLSEETGESVPHLLPFKEGCMDSGHMSSRLSGEVKARSTCTNNSKLNARSIISFDSEDDSLECSLADVDDDEEVAFVSLQQILSSSPKPQTGTEEFCVDSSSQDTVNPLLNLHLSKPSVVSQVSYVNSLEHLLKEKEESKRVDELERWLQEDMQGKEADSLDGEHEDASGDEDLSEEHRAIIKRFSVVAHAIPDYPPGEDIFDFSTSGKIFNQHNLDLRNFHFIPQNPIERLLLNSGVTQQLSLAISGFLSSAYSCILCPIPILKWLFQMMSVHPDYCVSTQILDRLMEITLKNASISDEQSKPWIPSLADVSTVFVNMGVAFRSLFPLQHLQPNFNERDILSQMQETVGKQQPRGDLTSAGPAFSSLPENNLINVIKFLGFCTTVIQGGYTDQEILLLLLLLFKISLEKQLKRIPLIDFQCLFIKLLISIKDWDTKMPELCLAVSELSSHHHNLLWLVQLVPSWIVCGREVRRRLSLVIISKLLHKKHIEIPDDSDKQMSLLHQFLVYMKPSNLLKKMREGLEQQNASEDHLHTELEQEAYYLIYILLHLVSEASFFDVVNSNQRQHLLKLCGALDKHIKCDIREDARLFYRTKVRHVKDLVARIYGKWQDMIQTTWPTQGKLHDFWEPDS
- the SLF2 gene encoding SMC5-SMC6 complex localization factor protein 2 isoform X4, whose translation is MTRPLGVGVPLPSPPVTRSRRHFTPAAAATEAARGFRKQTTAEFFKPVLNQDLGHKDSIVLCSPDRGNVKDAGIGLSVLCTERFEKKISSSKKVRRKKMPDQTPNTGSVIDAFRRVKEEKDSVNILEDDRACKALDSLYPKVVIQRLLITAGSHNCFLAKKDKTIKSEEGRNKKCLGVTRVPLSCGNSWEQKTDCMDLEDSSSDSDKWVSEADTLKACARNNGTVNNVSPCQNPGLPMKLSCTPTDSECRLSLETLHRERKRKKHIMKQSKPHPVKPFSGTSVSHQGNERPLRKVPHSCPRETASDDTSQPKQVSKHQGSSNALRTSSEMAAGRQKRQSIPSHCLRSKMCFGQSKQIDFPGKKRHATVSMDTHSSNQSKVSGLNDPAFSRSSAKCKNKKSDFVKSILKSTCGDVLQIKEAAALPRRDSTFPEEYLNSSDENEKNNCSAVGLSSSYSVRTPGKNNQTSVVDTKENQLQVANSYCFLEKSLPFSQEISTVLPSLHHLTQTKGVKSHLQNASFSQVLDAKKEQDGKIPERHACNKAYNIQSRKSFLKTKYTTSEDASDSCLVEGSRKLVLSEETGESVPHLLPFKEGCMDSGHMSSRLSGEVKARSTCTNNSKLNARSIISFDSEDDSLECSLADVDDDEEVAFVSLQQILSSSPKPQTGTEEFCVDSSSQDTVNPLLNLHLSKPSVVSQVSYVNSLEHLLKEKEESKRVDELERWLQEDMQGKEADSLDGEHEDASGDEDLSEEHRAIIKRFSVVAHAIPDYPPGEDIFDFSTSGKIFNQHNLDLRNFHFIPQNPIERLLLNSGVTQQLSLAISGFLSSAYSCILCPIPILKWLFQMMSVHPDYCVSTQILDRLMEITLKNASISDEQSKPWIPSLADVSTVFVNMGVAFRSLFPLQHLQPNFNERDILSQMQETVGKQQPRGDLTSAGPAFSSLPENNLINVIKFLGFCTTVIQGGYTDQEILLLLLLLFKISLEKQLKRIPLIDFQCLFIKLLISIKDWDTKMPELCLAVSELSSHHHNLLWLVQLVPSWIVCGREVRRRLSLVIISKLLHKKHIEIPDDSDKQMSLLHQFLVYMKPSNLLKKMREGLEQQNASEDHLHTELEQEAYYLIYILLHLVSEASFFDVVNSNQRHLLKLCGALDKHIKCDIREDARLFYRTKVKDLVARIYGKWQDMIQTTWPTQGKLHDFWEPDS